The following proteins are encoded in a genomic region of Neomicrococcus aestuarii:
- a CDS encoding peptidase inhibitor family I36 protein, with amino-acid sequence MGAKKKISVYALSAISSVALVSSLSVSGAPRAEAALSQCGTNRACAWWDQNYSGTFGYWTSSQSYLSGWNDVISSTMNHRSGDIGWWTDAGYSGLSMIYGPGVGGYYVWPHIAENSISSVYFY; translated from the coding sequence ATGGGTGCGAAAAAGAAAATCTCTGTCTACGCACTTTCCGCTATTTCAAGCGTCGCGCTTGTATCGTCGCTCTCCGTGTCGGGAGCACCGCGGGCTGAGGCGGCGTTAAGTCAGTGTGGTACCAATAGGGCTTGTGCATGGTGGGACCAGAATTATTCCGGAACATTTGGATATTGGACGTCAAGCCAGTCCTATCTGTCTGGGTGGAACGATGTGATAAGTTCCACCATGAATCACCGGAGCGGTGATATTGGATGGTGGACTGATGCTGGCTATTCAGGACTTTCAATGATCTATGGACCAGGTGTCGGCGGCTATTATGTTTGGCCGCATATTGCGGAAAACAGCATTAGTTCAGTCTATTTCTACTAG